In Flavobacterium piscisymbiosum, the sequence GCTTTTTCGTTACTGGCTTCGCGGTAAATACCAACTAATGGCAAAATGGCTTTGGCCTGATCGTTAAACAAAGCGCTTAATCGTATTATAAAGGTAGGTAAAGATTTTGTAGAGGCTTTCTCTACAACGTATGGCATTTTTTGTTTTAAGAGCTTTACGATTTCTAATAATGACATGGTACCTCCTGCCAAAGCGAGGAAACGTTGTCCGCTGGCATCCGGGTTTTCCATGGCCAGAATGTGCAGTTCGGCTACATCTCTTACGTCTACAATTCCTAAACGGATATCCGGAACTGCTTTCATGCTTCCGTCTAATAATTTTTTTAGCATTTCGAAACCGCTCGATAAATCGGCGCTTAAGGATGGACCAAAAATCCCCATTGGATTAATGACTGTAAGTTCTAATTTTCCGCTTTCGGTTTTCATAAAATCCCAGGCAGCCTGTTCGGCAAGAACTTTAGATTTATTATAAGTCGAAAGTCCTTTTTCGTTAGGATTGGTCCAGCTTTCCTCTGTAATAATTGTATTTTTATCTTTATGGCTGTAACCAACCGCACCAAAGTTTGAAGTCATTAATACACGTTTTACGCCTGCT encodes:
- a CDS encoding SDR family oxidoreductase codes for the protein MIHTHQKVLVTGGTGFVAIHSILQLLNRGYQVRTTIRSIKSKDKIFETLKNGGITDFSKLDFIEADLTSDKNWLEAMIDCQYVLHIASPIFLRLPKNEDEMIRPAVDGTLRVLKAAREAGVKRVLMTSNFGAVGYSHKDKNTIITEESWTNPNEKGLSTYNKSKVLAEQAAWDFMKTESGKLELTVINPMGIFGPSLSADLSSGFEMLKKLLDGSMKAVPDIRLGIVDVRDVAELHILAMENPDASGQRFLALAGGTMSLLEIVKLLKQKMPYVVEKASTKSLPTFIIRLSALFNDQAKAILPLVGIYREASNEKARTVLGWKPRNNEEAIMATVISLIKWKSLKI